From one Deltaproteobacteria bacterium genomic stretch:
- a CDS encoding FHA domain-containing protein: protein MPVCNACQGQIQEGIAACPACGQAVEAEPIQFGIVCPACDTYNGPGLNACQSCQAPLVPAGFTGFFEAANLELPSAPAPAPAEAPPSVEVAAGADEFEVPAPAPAGPTVAGRARSDTGALLCSLCKTPNTPGSKFCGGCGTPLGGGAGGGGGTMMMPSFANAPKTGEAPQGGTQFFGAMEPGKAKLILIRGEGFEGAEFRLGSEQVMAGRSKGLILFPSDPYLGAHHATFVYRDGRLHVRDEGTPSGTYVRLKGEQEMTVGTELVIGEHRLRYTGALPKASSEAQGATRPEGAVRFEEVLAGGRPGRAWLLPGNSGRPAVIGREGCEIDLVNDRFVSTRHCELRIEGGRCWLKDYGSVNGTFIRLPASSERGLVHGDYLMLGQQVLRVEVA from the coding sequence ATGCCGGTATGCAACGCCTGCCAGGGACAGATTCAGGAGGGGATCGCGGCCTGCCCGGCCTGCGGTCAGGCGGTCGAGGCCGAGCCCATCCAGTTCGGCATCGTCTGTCCCGCCTGTGACACCTACAACGGCCCGGGCCTGAACGCCTGCCAGAGCTGCCAGGCGCCCCTGGTGCCGGCCGGCTTCACCGGCTTCTTCGAGGCCGCGAACCTCGAGCTGCCCTCGGCCCCCGCGCCCGCGCCGGCCGAGGCCCCGCCCTCGGTGGAGGTGGCCGCCGGCGCGGACGAGTTCGAGGTCCCCGCCCCCGCTCCGGCCGGCCCCACCGTCGCCGGGCGGGCGCGCAGCGACACCGGCGCCCTGCTCTGCTCTCTCTGCAAGACCCCCAACACCCCGGGCTCGAAGTTCTGCGGCGGCTGCGGCACGCCCCTGGGCGGCGGCGCCGGGGGTGGCGGCGGCACGATGATGATGCCCTCCTTCGCCAACGCGCCGAAGACCGGCGAAGCCCCCCAGGGCGGCACCCAGTTCTTCGGAGCGATGGAGCCTGGCAAGGCCAAGCTGATCCTCATCCGGGGCGAGGGCTTCGAGGGCGCCGAGTTCCGCCTGGGCTCGGAGCAGGTGATGGCCGGCCGGAGCAAGGGCCTGATCCTCTTCCCCTCCGACCCCTACCTCGGCGCGCACCACGCCACCTTCGTCTACCGCGACGGCCGCCTGCACGTCCGCGACGAGGGCACCCCCTCGGGCACCTACGTGCGGCTCAAGGGCGAGCAGGAGATGACCGTCGGCACCGAGCTGGTCATCGGCGAGCACCGCCTCCGCTACACCGGCGCCCTGCCGAAGGCGAGCAGCGAGGCCCAGGGGGCCACCCGCCCGGAGGGCGCGGTGCGCTTCGAGGAGGTGCTGGCCGGCGGGCGTCCGGGCCGCGCGTGGCTGCTGCCTGGCAACTCCGGGCGACCCGCGGTGATCGGCCGCGAGGGCTGCGAGATCGACCTGGTCAACGACCGCTTCGTCTCCACCCGCCACTGCGAGCTTCGCATCGAGGGGGGGCGCTGCTGGCTGAAGGACTACGGCTCGGTCAACGGCACCTTCATCCGGCTCCCCGCCTCGTCCGAGCGGGGCCTGGTGCACGGCGACTACCTCATGCTCGGCCAGCAGGTGCTGCGGGTCGAAGTGGCCTGA
- a CDS encoding trypsin-like peptidase domain-containing protein has product MNPRRTRGAATLITLLVAGCATTGGGVGTRSGDSETLPEVVRRALPAVVLIVTERPDGQRGYGAGVWVDTGSNRILTARHVVHDVLRVLVMPHGEGRQSYTPMDGGLDRFLFENEGALRPATVLTSDAVTDLALIEVRGPVLSHCTLQRAAASPHAGEKVLALGHAQETVWSFTSGVISALHAEAIQHDAALNPGSSGGPLVNERGEFLGINTLRVVGSADGVGFARPLALAEALRDHPEDPEDAASAIPFVVDLGSVESAARTCFRAQELGSPEVSHCFDWDRKLEVLQRAVEGIVVRLDLSLTAEAAFRAELARMGDAGWWKTQIQENTVRWMRGEAAPKPLHHAEPPGVPEARRAAEASWASLVREYRMATERETERRTREAGLKLSLRENAQMQEILKKGLRVEAVEHDGEDHAWVLLQGRNLDGSSYRLTEYWGREQGLWKQHHPIASELVPRRPAGWPPPSDSEEVAILQQQIRLLVIIAPGLIKPINQALKEATRSEG; this is encoded by the coding sequence ATGAACCCCCGGAGGACGAGAGGGGCGGCGACCCTCATCACCCTCCTGGTGGCCGGCTGCGCCACCACGGGCGGGGGCGTGGGCACCCGCAGCGGAGACTCCGAGACCCTGCCCGAGGTCGTCCGCCGCGCGCTCCCGGCGGTGGTACTGATCGTCACCGAGCGCCCGGACGGCCAGCGAGGCTACGGCGCGGGGGTCTGGGTCGACACCGGGAGCAACCGGATCCTCACCGCGCGCCACGTGGTCCACGACGTCCTGCGGGTGCTGGTGATGCCTCACGGCGAGGGCCGGCAGAGCTACACCCCCATGGACGGCGGCCTGGATCGCTTCCTCTTCGAGAACGAGGGCGCGCTGCGCCCCGCCACGGTCCTGACCAGCGACGCCGTCACCGATCTCGCCCTGATCGAGGTCCGCGGGCCGGTCCTCTCCCACTGCACCCTGCAGCGGGCGGCGGCCTCCCCCCACGCCGGCGAGAAGGTGCTGGCCCTCGGCCACGCCCAGGAGACGGTCTGGTCCTTCACCTCCGGCGTGATCTCGGCCCTCCACGCCGAGGCCATCCAGCACGACGCGGCCCTCAACCCCGGCAGCTCCGGGGGGCCGCTGGTGAACGAGCGCGGCGAGTTCCTCGGGATCAACACCCTGCGGGTCGTGGGGAGCGCCGACGGGGTTGGCTTCGCCCGCCCCCTCGCCCTGGCCGAGGCCCTGCGCGACCACCCGGAGGACCCCGAGGACGCAGCGTCGGCGATCCCCTTCGTCGTCGACCTCGGCTCGGTCGAGTCGGCGGCCCGCACCTGCTTCCGCGCCCAGGAGCTGGGCTCGCCCGAGGTGAGCCACTGCTTCGACTGGGACCGCAAGCTGGAGGTCCTCCAGCGGGCGGTGGAGGGCATCGTGGTGCGCCTCGATCTCTCCCTGACCGCCGAGGCGGCGTTCCGGGCCGAGCTGGCCCGCATGGGCGACGCGGGCTGGTGGAAGACCCAGATCCAGGAGAACACCGTGCGCTGGATGCGGGGCGAGGCGGCCCCCAAGCCCCTCCACCACGCCGAACCTCCCGGGGTGCCCGAGGCCCGGAGGGCCGCCGAGGCGAGCTGGGCGTCGCTGGTGCGGGAGTACCGCATGGCGACCGAGCGGGAGACCGAGCGGCGCACCCGGGAGGCGGGGCTGAAGCTCTCCCTGCGCGAGAACGCCCAGATGCAGGAGATCCTCAAGAAGGGCCTGCGGGTCGAGGCGGTCGAGCACGACGGCGAGGACCACGCCTGGGTGCTCCTGCAGGGCCGCAACCTCGACGGCTCGTCCTACCGGCTGACCGAGTACTGGGGCCGGGAGCAGGGCCTCTGGAAGCAGCACCACCCCATCGCGAGCGAGCTGGTCCCGCGGCGGCCGGCGGGCTGGCCGCCGCCCTCCGACAGCGAGGAGGTCGCGATCCTCCAGCAGCAGATCCGCCTGCTGGTGATCATCGCGCCGGGCCTGATCAAGCCCATCAACCAGGCCCTGAAGGAGGCCACCCGGAGCGAGGGCTGA
- a CDS encoding diadenylate cyclase, whose protein sequence is MSADPASTIEKEFIRSALALASKKEVDRLLWVHDDELTKEELKGRPVKKKIVYAVSEETIAEDLRESGQAVVTIPPYDYARVERIKVAIVSALAAGLVKEGEVVLAVTGAGKHPDMLLNLRIGLGLEDKPALEGLELSEEFSSQVVEAFIDIALRVGHDGFEGHPIGSLITIGDATTVMEKSQQLTLNPFQGVSESERSVLDPRIREAIRNFSVLDGAFVAREDGVILAAGRYLQADIGDVKVPLGLGARHMAAAAITRETHAIAVTVSQTSGAVRVFRNGEIVLELNQPARRA, encoded by the coding sequence ATGTCTGCCGACCCCGCAAGCACCATCGAGAAGGAGTTCATCCGCAGCGCCCTGGCCCTGGCGTCCAAGAAGGAGGTCGATCGCCTCCTCTGGGTCCACGACGACGAGCTCACCAAGGAGGAGCTCAAGGGCCGCCCGGTGAAGAAGAAGATCGTCTACGCCGTGAGCGAGGAGACGATCGCCGAGGACCTCCGCGAGAGCGGCCAGGCGGTGGTGACGATCCCCCCCTACGACTACGCCCGCGTCGAGCGGATCAAGGTCGCGATCGTCAGCGCGCTGGCCGCCGGGCTGGTGAAGGAGGGCGAGGTCGTCCTAGCGGTCACCGGCGCCGGCAAGCACCCCGACATGCTGCTCAACCTGCGCATCGGGCTGGGCCTCGAGGACAAGCCCGCCCTCGAGGGCCTCGAGCTCTCGGAGGAGTTCTCCAGCCAGGTGGTCGAGGCCTTCATCGACATCGCCCTGCGCGTCGGCCACGACGGCTTCGAGGGCCACCCCATCGGCTCGCTGATCACCATCGGCGACGCCACCACCGTGATGGAGAAGTCCCAGCAGCTCACCCTCAACCCCTTCCAGGGGGTCTCGGAGTCGGAGCGCTCGGTCCTCGATCCCCGGATCCGCGAGGCCATCCGGAACTTCTCGGTCCTCGACGGCGCCTTCGTCGCCCGGGAGGACGGCGTCATCCTCGCCGCCGGCCGCTACCTCCAGGCCGACATCGGCGACGTGAAGGTGCCCCTGGGCCTGGGCGCCCGCCACATGGCGGCCGCGGCCATCACCCGCGAGACCCACGCGATCGCGGTGACGGTCTCCCAGACCAGCGGCGCGGTGCGCGTCTTCCGCAACGGCGAGATCGTGCTCGAGCTGAACCAGCCGGCGCGGCGCGCGTAG
- the dksA gene encoding RNA polymerase-binding protein DksA, whose product MKKKDLEKFRKILDSSRSQLLASAKRTLREETVVDTDDLPDELDLASSEYAQSMVFRLRDREKFLLRKIESALSRIDDGTFGICESCDEEISLRRLEARPVTTMCIRCKEEQEIVERSFG is encoded by the coding sequence GTGAAGAAGAAGGACCTGGAGAAGTTTCGCAAGATCCTCGACAGCTCGCGCTCGCAGCTCCTCGCCTCGGCGAAGCGGACGCTGCGAGAGGAGACGGTGGTCGACACCGACGATCTCCCCGACGAGCTCGACCTGGCTTCCTCCGAGTACGCTCAGTCCATGGTGTTCCGGCTCCGTGACCGGGAGAAGTTCCTCCTGCGCAAGATCGAGTCCGCGCTCTCGCGGATCGACGACGGCACCTTCGGGATCTGCGAGTCCTGCGACGAGGAGATCAGCCTGCGCCGCCTCGAGGCCCGCCCGGTGACCACGATGTGCATCCGGTGCAAGGAGGAGCAGGAGATCGTCGAGCGCTCCTTCGGGTAG
- a CDS encoding isochorismatase family protein: MTRARDILKWHAELAREDVEPHPAYSLYRESTALLIVDMQEKLGAAMPEEPFARAVKNTVRLIETARAFELPILVTEQYAKGLGPTVPAILEALPEGTPVVEKMGFSCAEVEDIQGALEARHRRQVIVVGQETHVCVFQTVRDLVELGWFVHVARDGCTSRTKENWKVGLELMHGLGATISGTETVLFDLLQTAEDPHFKALSKLVR; this comes from the coding sequence ATGACCCGCGCCCGTGACATCCTGAAGTGGCACGCCGAGCTCGCCCGGGAGGACGTCGAGCCCCATCCCGCCTACAGCCTCTACCGCGAGTCGACGGCCCTGCTGATCGTCGACATGCAGGAGAAGCTCGGGGCGGCGATGCCCGAGGAGCCCTTCGCGCGGGCGGTGAAGAACACCGTGCGGCTGATCGAGACCGCCCGGGCCTTCGAGCTGCCGATCCTCGTGACCGAGCAGTACGCCAAGGGGCTGGGGCCGACCGTGCCGGCCATCCTGGAGGCGCTGCCCGAGGGGACCCCGGTGGTCGAGAAGATGGGCTTCTCCTGCGCCGAGGTCGAGGACATCCAGGGCGCCCTGGAGGCCCGCCACCGCCGCCAGGTGATCGTGGTCGGGCAGGAGACCCACGTCTGCGTCTTCCAGACCGTGCGCGATCTGGTGGAGCTGGGCTGGTTCGTCCACGTGGCGCGGGACGGATGCACCTCCCGCACGAAGGAGAACTGGAAGGTCGGCCTGGAGCTGATGCACGGGCTGGGGGCGACGATCTCCGGCACCGAGACGGTGCTCTTCGACCTCCTGCAGACCGCCGAGGATCCCCACTTCAAGGCCCTGTCCAAGCTGGTGCGTTGA
- a CDS encoding TIGR02757 family protein, producing the protein MSGDPTPAHLLLRRYSSEARARAARQRRLERLAPALLETARRAEAAGRGLRERDPIAFAHRYQAPLDRELVALVAATLAFGNAVAIAGTLERVVAILGPRPREVEAGRLSRLEGLRHRWVSGKALRALHRGVLRVQEEAGSLGAALGRARRDGRDLREALATWRAGLLLAARPRGEEEDRGLRYLLSDPRGAGASKRLHLFLRWMVRGPDGVDLGLWRGEGAPRPSELIVPLDTHVHWLARAIGLLERRDAGWKSAEEITWMLRGIDPEDPLRFDFPLAHLGISGGCRHRHVASICRECPLATVCRPALRAASR; encoded by the coding sequence TTGAGCGGCGATCCGACGCCCGCCCACCTGCTGCTGCGACGCTACAGCAGCGAGGCCCGGGCCCGGGCGGCGCGCCAGCGGAGGCTGGAGCGGCTGGCCCCGGCGCTGCTCGAGACCGCCCGGCGGGCGGAGGCGGCGGGCCGCGGCCTCCGCGAGCGGGATCCGATCGCCTTCGCCCACCGCTACCAGGCGCCGCTGGATCGTGAGCTCGTCGCCCTCGTCGCCGCGACCCTGGCCTTCGGGAACGCGGTGGCCATCGCGGGCACCCTGGAGCGGGTGGTGGCGATCCTGGGGCCGCGCCCCCGGGAGGTGGAGGCCGGGCGCCTCTCGCGCCTCGAGGGGCTGCGTCATCGCTGGGTGAGCGGGAAGGCGCTGCGGGCGCTGCACCGGGGCGTGCTGCGGGTGCAGGAGGAGGCGGGCTCCCTCGGGGCGGCGCTCGGCCGCGCCCGGCGGGACGGCCGCGATCTGCGCGAGGCCCTCGCCACCTGGCGGGCGGGGCTGCTCCTCGCCGCGCGGCCCCGGGGCGAGGAGGAGGACCGGGGCCTGCGCTACCTCCTCTCGGATCCCCGCGGCGCCGGGGCGAGCAAGCGCCTCCACCTCTTCCTGCGCTGGATGGTCCGGGGGCCCGACGGCGTGGATCTCGGCCTCTGGAGAGGGGAGGGCGCGCCGCGCCCCTCGGAGCTGATCGTCCCCCTCGACACCCACGTCCACTGGCTCGCCCGCGCGATCGGGCTCCTGGAGCGAAGGGACGCCGGCTGGAAGAGCGCCGAGGAGATCACCTGGATGCTCCGGGGGATCGATCCGGAGGATCCCCTGCGCTTCGACTTCCCGCTGGCGCACCTGGGGATCAGCGGGGGGTGCCGGCACCGGCACGTGGCGTCGATCTGCCGGGAGTGTCCGCTGGCCACGGTATGTCGTCCAGCGCTCCGCGCCGCCTCTCGTTGA
- a CDS encoding acetate--CoA ligase family protein, with the protein MATPRSRTSKTASTLQPLFAPRSVALVGATARQGAIGRKVMENLLGEEFAGPVYAVNPRGGVVLCQPAFRSVKQLPEAVDLVIIAVPAAQVLEVVKECGKKGVKGIVIITAGFKEVGGKGLALEAQIREVVRKHGMRAIGPNCMGILNTDPEVRLNASFARARPSSGNVAFMSQSGALGDAILSYAPEMGVGISMFASMGNKMDVSGNDLLEYWAEDPHTDVILMYLESFGNPERFTQIARRVARKKPILAVKGGSTVAGARAAASHTGSLTGGGGAVDALFAECGVIRCHSVESLFQVAQALSRQPLPRGGRVAIITNAGGPGIMAADACDTTGLTVIPLSEKTQAKLAGKVNPYAALQNPVDLIASATPEDYRRAVDACLADDEVDAAIVLFVPPVITAPMAVAEGILTARAKHPEKPVLACFMSEDVDPAAAVERLREGGIPVYRFPESCVGALDAMVRYRRWLDRPEGKLPRYRVKKDAAEAVIAKVRADGRTMLTFGESQALLEAYGIPFAASEVVTDLDAALAAADRLAYPVVLKADDPRVVHKSDIGGVEVDLRDPGELVEAFRRIRRALEKAGAPEGSVRVQAMARTGTEVILGMAQDANLGPVILFGLGGIYVEILRQVGFKLPPLTDQDARELVDNLPGVEILRGARGRTPVDEARLLEIIERFGRFAADFAGQVQEVDLNPIFTAPQGSPTVAVDARVLLCPPS; encoded by the coding sequence ATGGCCACCCCACGATCCCGCACCTCGAAGACCGCCAGCACCCTCCAGCCCCTCTTCGCCCCCCGCTCGGTCGCTCTCGTCGGCGCGACCGCCCGGCAGGGCGCCATCGGCCGCAAGGTGATGGAGAACCTCCTGGGCGAGGAGTTCGCCGGCCCGGTCTACGCGGTGAACCCCCGCGGCGGGGTGGTCCTCTGCCAGCCGGCCTTCCGCAGCGTGAAGCAGCTGCCCGAGGCGGTCGACCTGGTGATCATCGCCGTGCCCGCCGCCCAGGTCCTGGAGGTCGTGAAGGAGTGCGGCAAGAAGGGCGTGAAGGGCATCGTGATCATCACCGCCGGCTTCAAGGAGGTCGGCGGGAAGGGCCTGGCCCTCGAGGCACAGATCCGCGAGGTCGTGCGCAAGCACGGGATGCGAGCCATCGGCCCCAACTGCATGGGCATCCTCAACACCGACCCCGAGGTGCGCCTCAACGCCTCCTTCGCCCGGGCCCGACCGAGCTCTGGCAACGTCGCCTTCATGAGCCAGTCCGGCGCCCTGGGTGACGCCATCCTCTCCTACGCCCCCGAGATGGGCGTCGGCATCTCGATGTTCGCCTCGATGGGCAACAAGATGGACGTCTCGGGCAACGACCTGCTCGAGTACTGGGCGGAGGACCCGCACACCGACGTGATCCTCATGTACCTGGAGAGCTTCGGGAACCCCGAGCGCTTCACCCAGATCGCCCGGCGGGTCGCGCGCAAGAAGCCGATCCTGGCGGTGAAGGGGGGCAGCACGGTGGCCGGCGCGCGCGCCGCGGCCAGCCACACCGGCAGCCTCACCGGGGGCGGCGGCGCGGTGGACGCGCTCTTCGCGGAGTGCGGCGTGATCCGCTGCCACAGCGTCGAGTCCCTCTTCCAGGTCGCCCAGGCCCTCTCCCGCCAGCCCCTGCCCCGCGGCGGGCGGGTGGCGATCATCACCAACGCCGGCGGCCCCGGGATCATGGCGGCGGACGCCTGCGACACCACCGGCCTCACGGTGATCCCCCTCTCGGAGAAGACCCAGGCGAAGCTCGCGGGAAAGGTGAACCCCTACGCCGCCCTCCAGAACCCGGTGGACCTGATCGCCAGCGCCACTCCCGAGGACTACCGCCGGGCGGTGGACGCCTGCCTGGCCGACGACGAGGTCGACGCGGCCATCGTGCTCTTCGTGCCCCCGGTGATCACCGCGCCGATGGCCGTGGCCGAGGGCATCCTCACGGCGCGGGCGAAGCACCCCGAGAAGCCGGTCCTCGCCTGCTTCATGTCGGAGGACGTCGATCCCGCGGCGGCGGTGGAGCGCCTGCGGGAGGGCGGCATCCCCGTCTACCGCTTCCCCGAGTCCTGCGTCGGCGCCCTCGACGCCATGGTGCGCTACCGCCGCTGGCTCGATCGCCCCGAGGGCAAGCTGCCGCGCTACCGCGTGAAGAAGGACGCGGCGGAGGCGGTGATCGCGAAGGTCCGGGCCGACGGCCGGACCATGCTCACCTTCGGTGAGTCGCAGGCGCTGCTCGAGGCCTACGGCATCCCCTTCGCGGCCTCGGAGGTCGTCACCGATCTGGACGCGGCGCTGGCCGCGGCGGACCGCCTCGCCTACCCGGTCGTGCTCAAGGCCGACGATCCCCGGGTCGTGCACAAGAGCGACATCGGCGGGGTCGAGGTGGACCTGCGGGACCCCGGCGAGCTGGTGGAGGCCTTCCGCCGCATCCGCCGGGCGCTGGAGAAGGCGGGCGCCCCCGAGGGCAGCGTGAGGGTGCAGGCGATGGCGCGCACCGGCACCGAGGTGATCCTGGGCATGGCGCAGGACGCGAACCTCGGCCCGGTCATCCTCTTCGGGCTCGGCGGGATCTACGTCGAGATCCTGCGGCAGGTGGGCTTCAAGCTGCCGCCGCTCACCGACCAGGACGCGCGGGAGCTGGTCGACAACCTCCCCGGCGTCGAGATCCTGCGGGGCGCGCGCGGGCGGACCCCGGTGGACGAGGCCCGGCTGCTCGAGATCATCGAGCGCTTCGGGCGCTTCGCCGCCGACTTCGCCGGTCAGGTGCAGGAGGTCGATCTCAACCCGATCTTCACCGCGCCGCAGGGCTCGCCCACCGTGGCGGTGGACGCCCGGGTCCTGCTCTGCCCGCCGAGCTGA
- a CDS encoding DUF3365 domain-containing protein, producing MKTILPALLLSCVFLTAGCPEKAAPKEASTPPPAPMGEAKPAAEPAAPAPAAARAAPTTPEEALLAAREATKTFGGELKKALFKALGEGGPTAAIPVCNEQAPALAEKLSAEQKVLIRRVTERRRNAANAPDAWEQKVLEAFARPIPQSGKVEVQEHWEVVEEGGKKQLRYARSILVGEGCLKCHGKEIAPEVKTELAKLYPADAAIGYAAGELRGIFSATVDLP from the coding sequence ATGAAGACGATCCTGCCCGCGCTCCTCCTTTCCTGCGTTTTCCTCACCGCCGGCTGCCCGGAGAAGGCCGCGCCGAAGGAGGCCTCGACCCCGCCCCCGGCCCCGATGGGCGAGGCGAAGCCCGCCGCCGAGCCCGCCGCCCCCGCCCCGGCGGCCGCGCGGGCAGCCCCGACCACGCCCGAGGAGGCCCTCCTCGCCGCCCGCGAGGCGACCAAGACCTTCGGCGGCGAGCTGAAGAAGGCCCTCTTCAAGGCGCTCGGGGAGGGGGGCCCCACCGCGGCCATCCCCGTCTGCAACGAGCAGGCGCCGGCCCTCGCCGAGAAGCTCTCCGCGGAGCAGAAGGTCCTCATCCGGCGGGTCACCGAGCGGCGCCGGAACGCGGCCAACGCCCCGGACGCCTGGGAGCAGAAGGTGCTCGAGGCCTTCGCCCGTCCCATCCCCCAGAGCGGGAAGGTCGAGGTGCAGGAGCACTGGGAGGTCGTCGAGGAGGGCGGGAAGAAGCAGCTGCGCTACGCCCGCTCGATCCTCGTGGGTGAGGGCTGCCTGAAGTGCCACGGCAAGGAGATCGCGCCGGAGGTGAAGACCGAGCTGGCGAAGCTCTACCCGGCCGACGCCGCCATCGGCTACGCCGCGGGCGAGCTGCGCGGGATCTTCAGCGCGACCGTCGACCTGCCCTGA
- a CDS encoding protein kinase — MLTCPACEAQVEGSPKFCPACGSNLAVVARAGDDPYIGKLVAGKYLVEKVLGEGGMGKVYLAVQQPLDKKVVLKVLRQALHGDASLVARFQREARAASRLTHPNSIQVTDFGQMEDGALYIAMEYLEGLDLGQLLQRDGPLPQGRLVHIMDQVLSALADAHAANIIHRDLKPENVMVVARRDDPDTVKVLDFGIAKIQDPSDSPDAVALTQQGLVCGTPEYMSPEQAKGEPLDARSDLYAIGVILFQLSTGRLPFQSDTSVGMVTKHLIEEPPPARTINPTVTTELEALILRCMAKDPEVRPRTAVELRDLLNALGQGAQYTAATSPGTAPAPIAGGTQPEPSAHAPVAPQPEGPAGSLSGLPGMAPSNPAVQTAGNTMVPGQKGSKVFIFVGIGAVLLAAVGGYFAVASRGKGGEKKPNTIIVKDETGGAATGGSAATGTGTAAAGGTEVAANTGNTAGTGEQTGTGTAGGTEAGGTGTEAGNTGGTETGTDTGTGTEVAVNDPPGDPKEPKNPRNPRNPKETGGQKTDPKMARKFSADAQRFWAKGDFERAINLWEKAAKANPNDAMVYRRLGNAYLAKGDSRRAKQALRRYLQLEPRAKDRAMVEEMIRSG, encoded by the coding sequence ATGCTCACCTGTCCAGCCTGTGAAGCCCAGGTAGAGGGTTCTCCGAAGTTCTGTCCGGCTTGCGGTTCCAACCTGGCCGTCGTGGCCAGGGCGGGGGACGACCCCTACATCGGCAAGCTCGTCGCCGGGAAGTATCTGGTGGAGAAGGTCCTCGGCGAGGGCGGCATGGGCAAGGTGTACCTCGCCGTGCAGCAGCCCCTCGACAAGAAGGTGGTGCTGAAGGTCCTGCGGCAGGCCCTCCACGGCGACGCCTCCCTGGTGGCCCGCTTCCAGCGCGAGGCGCGGGCGGCCAGCCGCCTGACCCACCCCAACAGCATCCAGGTCACGGACTTCGGGCAGATGGAGGACGGCGCCCTCTACATCGCCATGGAGTACCTCGAGGGCCTCGACCTGGGGCAGCTGCTCCAGCGCGACGGCCCGCTGCCGCAGGGGCGGCTGGTCCACATCATGGATCAGGTCCTCTCGGCCCTGGCCGACGCGCACGCCGCGAACATCATCCACCGGGACCTGAAGCCCGAGAACGTGATGGTGGTCGCCCGCCGGGACGATCCCGACACCGTGAAGGTCCTCGACTTCGGCATCGCCAAGATCCAGGACCCCTCCGACTCCCCCGACGCCGTGGCCCTCACCCAGCAGGGCCTGGTCTGCGGGACCCCCGAGTACATGTCCCCCGAGCAGGCCAAGGGCGAGCCCCTCGACGCGCGCTCGGACCTCTACGCCATCGGCGTGATCCTCTTCCAGCTCTCCACCGGCCGGTTGCCCTTCCAGTCGGACACCTCGGTGGGCATGGTCACCAAGCACCTGATCGAGGAGCCGCCTCCGGCCCGCACGATCAACCCGACGGTCACCACCGAGCTCGAGGCCCTGATCCTGCGCTGCATGGCCAAGGACCCCGAGGTGCGCCCGCGGACCGCGGTCGAGCTGCGGGATCTGCTCAACGCCCTGGGGCAGGGCGCGCAGTACACCGCCGCCACCTCGCCGGGCACCGCGCCGGCGCCGATCGCGGGCGGGACCCAGCCCGAGCCCTCGGCCCACGCGCCGGTGGCGCCGCAGCCCGAGGGGCCCGCGGGATCCTTGAGCGGGCTGCCGGGCATGGCGCCGAGCAACCCCGCGGTCCAGACGGCCGGCAACACGATGGTGCCGGGTCAGAAGGGCTCGAAGGTCTTCATCTTCGTCGGGATCGGCGCGGTGCTGCTGGCCGCCGTGGGCGGCTACTTCGCCGTCGCGAGCCGGGGCAAGGGCGGCGAGAAGAAGCCGAACACGATCATCGTGAAGGACGAGACCGGCGGGGCCGCGACCGGTGGCAGCGCGGCCACCGGCACCGGGACGGCCGCCGCCGGGGGTACCGAGGTCGCGGCGAACACGGGGAACACGGCGGGGACCGGGGAGCAGACGGGGACGGGGACGGCAGGTGGCACCGAGGCCGGTGGTACGGGCACCGAGGCCGGGAACACCGGTGGCACCGAGACCGGCACAGACACCGGCACCGGCACGGAGGTCGCGGTGAACGATCCGCCGGGCGATCCCAAGGAGCCGAAGAACCCCCGGAACCCCCGGAACCCGAAGGAGACCGGGGGGCAGAAGACCGACCCCAAGATGGCGCGGAAGTTCTCCGCGGACGCCCAGCGCTTCTGGGCCAAGGGAGACTTCGAGCGGGCGATCAACCTCTGGGAGAAGGCCGCCAAGGCCAACCCCAACGACGCCATGGTCTACCGCCGCCTCGGCAACGCCTACCTCGCCAAGGGCGACTCGCGGCGGGCCAAGCAGGCGCTGCGCCGCTACCTGCAGCTCGAGCCTCGCGCCAAGGATCGCGCGATGGTCGAGGAGATGATCCGCAGCGGCTGA
- a CDS encoding Rieske 2Fe-2S domain-containing protein has translation MSEKGSRGRSLGAAPQEGELIGATIGEKHVALARLQGEVLALDAWCNHAGCLLSEGLLTEDAVMCPCHAVAFRLRDGRVLTEPRICEDQPTLVVEERDGEVFLIEEEIE, from the coding sequence ATGAGTGAGAAGGGATCCAGGGGGCGTAGCCTCGGCGCGGCGCCGCAGGAGGGCGAGCTGATCGGGGCGACGATCGGGGAGAAGCACGTCGCCCTCGCCCGCCTGCAGGGCGAGGTCCTCGCCCTCGATGCCTGGTGCAACCACGCCGGCTGCCTCCTCTCCGAGGGCCTCCTCACCGAGGACGCCGTGATGTGCCCCTGCCACGCCGTGGCCTTCCGGCTGCGCGACGGGAGGGTTCTCACCGAGCCGAGGATCTGCGAGGACCAGCCGACCCTCGTCGTGGAAGAGCGCGACGGGGAGGTGTTCCTGATCGAGGAGGAGATCGAATGA